The following coding sequences lie in one Candidatus Angelobacter sp. genomic window:
- a CDS encoding methyltransferase — RCHTALRPAGRVAIVEFVPNPDRVTPPQAAGFSLVMLATTPEGDAYTFDEYAAMLAEAGFENPTAHSLPASVNQALIAARK; from the coding sequence AACGTTGCCACACGGCTTTGCGACCTGCCGGGCGGGTAGCGATCGTTGAGTTTGTCCCGAACCCCGACCGTGTCACACCGCCGCAAGCCGCCGGATTCAGCCTCGTGATGCTCGCGACCACGCCGGAAGGCGACGCTTACACGTTCGATGAATACGCTGCGATGCTCGCCGAGGCCGGTTTCGAGAACCCGACCGCCCACTCGCTGCCCGCGTCGGTCAATCAGGCGTTGATTGCGGCGAGGAAATAA
- a CDS encoding SRPBCC family protein, protein MTPNNTNTVRFHRVLRAKPERIYRAFLDPDAMAKWLPPNGFTGKVHHLEAKVGGTYKMSFTNFSTGKSHSFGGKYLELKPHERIRYDDKFDDPNLPGEMITTITLKPVFCGTELNITQEGIPAMIPAEACYLGWQESLTLLAKLVEAEIPDQP, encoded by the coding sequence ATGACACCAAACAACACCAATACCGTTCGATTTCACCGAGTGCTCCGCGCCAAGCCGGAACGAATTTACCGCGCGTTCCTCGATCCAGACGCGATGGCCAAATGGCTTCCACCGAACGGATTCACCGGCAAGGTCCACCACCTGGAAGCGAAAGTCGGCGGCACGTATAAGATGTCGTTCACCAACTTCAGCACCGGCAAGAGCCACTCCTTTGGTGGAAAATATCTCGAGCTCAAACCCCACGAGCGGATTCGTTACGACGACAAGTTCGATGATCCGAATCTCCCGGGGGAAATGATCACAACTATTACCTTGAAGCCGGTTTTTTGCGGCACGGAGCTGAACATTACACAAGAGGGAATCCCGGCCATGATTCCCGCCGAGGCGTGTTACCTCGGCTGGCAGGAATCGCTGACGCTGCTGGCAAAGCTCGTCGAAGCGGAGATTCCAGACCAGCCGTGA